The Thermodesulfatator atlanticus DSM 21156 sequence TTCCCCAAAAGAGACAAAAGTGCCGTCTATATCCCGAAAGACAAAATGGACGTGGTGGCTGGCTTTAGCCACGAGACCATCCTTTACATCCTTGGTGGGCGCTTCCGGGCGTCTTATAAGCCCCTTAACGAAAATATTATTAACGGTCGTGTTCTTGGGGTTGCGGCCATCGTGGGTTGTGACAATTTCAGGGTTTTTGAACGTACGCATGCAGAGCTTGCTAAAGAACTTATCGCCAACAATATCCTGGTGGTGGTCACAGGGTGTGCGGCCACTGCTATTGCCCGTGAGGGGCTTCTTTCTCCTGAGGCCGCAAGTCTTGCAGGAGATTCTTTGCGGGAGGTGCTTGAGGCAGTTGGTTGCCCACCGGTACTCCACATGGGGTCCTGTGTTGATAACAGCCGTATTTTGATTGCACTTACTGAGATGGTTAATGCTGGTGGTTTAGGCGAAGATTTTGATGATCTTCCAGCCATTGGATGTGCGCCGCAATGGATGAGTGAAAAGGCGGTAGCTATTGGGAATTACTTTGTAGGAAGCGGTGCCTGCGTGGTCTTTGGGCCGAACTTCCCCACGGAAAAGAGCCAGGTGGCTACCGATTATCTTTTCCATGAATTCTACAACATATTTGGTGCGCCCTGGGTGGTAGCTCGTGATGCCAAGGATTTTGCCGCGGTAATGATCGACAAAATCAAAGAAAAGCGCAAAAGGCTTGGGATCGACAAACCTAAGCCGCGCATTCTCTTTGATATGGCTATGCGTCGGGCCCTTGAGGCACCAAAAGTATCACCGTTCCACGGCCTTGGTTGCTTTGGTCCCACCCACCTGCGGGTGGAAGAAGAAGCCGAAGCTTAATCTTTTGGTAGGGGTGTTTGATGGCTAAAGAAATAAAAGGAAAAGTGATGGTATTGGGAGGCGGCATTGCAGGGGTTCAGGCCGCCCTGGATTTGGCTGAGCTCGGCTTTTACGTCTATCTGGTAGAGAAGAAGGCCTCCATTGGCGGGGTGATGGCCCAGCTTGATAAGACTTTTCCTACTAACGATTGCAGCATCTGAATACTTGCGCCCAAGTTGGTGGAGGCCGGGCGGTCTCCCAATATCGAAATAATCACGCTGGCAGAGCTAAAAGAAGTCTCCGGCACCGCTGGGGACTTTAAGGCCAAGGTGTTGATTAAGCCGAGGTACGTTGATCCCAAGAAATGTACTGCCTGTGGGCAGTGTATGGTTTATTGTCCGCGCGAGGTGCTTGACGAGTACAACGAAGGTCTTGTCTTTACCAAGGCGGCGCGGATTGACTATCCCCAGGCTGTGCCTACGGCCTATTATCTTGACGCCAAGGCCTGTTTAAGGGTCCAGCACGAAAGTTGCCAGCTCTGTGCCAATGTTTGTGGTCCCAATGCCATAGACTTTGATCAAAAGGCTGAAGTGCGTGAGCTTGAAGTGGGAGCCATTGTTTTGACCCTTGGCTTTGGCCGCATTCCTGAAGAAGTGCTTAAAAAATACGGCTACGGCAAGTTTCCTGACGTGCTTACCAGTTTGGAAATTGAACGCATGACCTGTGCTTCTGGCCCAACAGAAGGCGAAATCGTGCGGCCTTCTGATTTTGCACATCCGCACCGCATTGCCTTTTTGCAATGTATCGGCTCAAGGGATGTAACCTGTGGCAACGGTTATTGTTCGTCGGTTTGTTGTATGTACGCCATGAAAGAGGCCTCGGTGGTGAAAGAACACCTTCCTGAGGCCGAGATAGACCTCTTTTTTATGGATATCCGCACCCAGGGTAAAGGCTTTGATGAAGCTTTCAAACGTGCGGTTGAAAAATATAATTTCGGAACCATCTATGCCCGGGTGCCGAGGGTCGATCAGGTTGGACGAAAGCTTGCCCTTACTTACGTGACCGAAGACGGAAAAAGCCACCGCAAACTCTACGATATGGTGGTTCTTTCGGTGGGGCTTGATGCGCCTAAGGATGCCGAAGCCCTTGCTAAAATTTTAGGCATAGAGCTTAACCCTTATGGCTTTGCCAGGACGAAGACCGCGGCTCCCCTTGAGACCAATGTGCCCGGCATCTTTGTGGCCGGAGCTTTTCAGGGGCCTAAAGACATTCCCGAAAGCGTTGTCCAGGCCCAGGGAGTAGCGGCAAGGTGTTCTGAGCTTTTGGCAGAGGCCCGTGGCAAAGACGCTGTCTTAAAGGAGTTTCCTCCTGAAGACGAAGAGCTCGAGCGTCTTGAGCCACGCATTGGCGTGTTTATTTGCCATTGTGGCGTAAACATTGCAAGTGTAGTGGATGTTCACGAGGTAACACGTTACGCTGCTAAGCTCCCAGGGGTGGTGCTTGCAGAAGATGTGCTTTATTCCTGCTCTCAAGATGCCTTAAACGAGCTCGTTAAAAAGATTAAAGAACACCGCCTTAACCGCATTGTCATCGCGGCCTGTAGCCCAAGGACACATGAGCCCCTTTTTCAGGAAACCTTAAAAGAAGCAGGCCTTAATCCGGCCCTCATCGAGATGGCCAACATAAGAGACCAGTGTTCCTGGGTTCACGCCTTTGACCCTTACGCTGCCACCGCCAAGGCCAAGGATCAGGTGCGCATGGCCGTGGCCAAGGCTGCCAGGCTAACTCCCCTTGAGGTGCAAAAGGTCGAAGTTACTCCTTCTGCCCTGGTTATCGGGGGTGGAGCAGCCGGGCTGTCAGCGGCCCTTTCCATTGCAGAACAGGGTTTTGACGTCTTTTTGGTGGAAAAAGAAAAAGAACTAGGCGGCAACCTTCGCCGGGTAACAGGGCTTCTTTCAGGAGAAGAACCACAAAAAATTTTAGAGGACCTGATAAAACGCGTAGAGGCCCATGAACGGATAAAAGTTTATAAGGAAACCACGGTAGAAAACGTCTCAGGTTACGTGGGGAATTTCACTTCAACCCTCAGGGGCCCTTCTGGGTCTGAGGTCATCAACCACGGGGTGGTGATTATCGCTACCGGTGGACGCGAGCACCGCCCTGAGCTCTTTGGCCTTGGCAGAGAAGAAAAAGTCCTTACCCAGCTTGAGCTTGAGACGGAGTTAGCAGGGAAGGCCGAAAAGATCTCCCGCGCAAGAAGTATCGTGATGATTCAGTGTGTGGGCTCACGAGGCGAAGACCTTGCTTATTGCAGCAAGCTTTGCTGCCAGCAGGCAGTTAAAAACGCCCTGCGCCTTAAGCGACGCTATCCCAAAAAAGACGTTTACATCCTCTTTCGTGATATGCGGACTTATGGCTTTGCTGAAGACGCCTATCGTGAGGCAAGAAATGCCGGCGTTATCTTTATTCGCTATCAACCTTCTCAAAGGCCTGAAATAGCCAAGAAAGGCAAGCAGAGGTTTGTCAAGGTCTATGACGCGCTGTTAGGCGAAGAGCTTTTGATCCCAGCAGACGTATTGGTTCTTTCGGTAGGTATTGCTCCAGGGGAAAACGAAGATCTTGCCAAGATTATCAAGGCCCCGCTTACAGGGGATGGGTTTTTCCTGGAAGCCCACGTAAAGCTTATGCCTGTTGAGCTTGCGGTTGATGGAGTCTATGTGTGCGGTCTGGCGCATAGTCCCAAGCCCCTTGATGAATCTCTTGCCCAGGCACGGGCAGCCGCAGCCAAAGCTGCTATTCCCCTTGCCAAGGGCTTTGTTGAGGTGGCGCCCATTGTTTCTCGCGTTGACCAGCAAAAATGCATTGGTTGTGGGATTTGCGCTGCGCTTTGCCCATACGGTGCTATCCAGATGGTTAAGGTGGGTAAACGTAAAAAGGCAGAGACTATCACCGCATCTTGCAAAGGTTGTGGTATTTGTGCTTCGCACTGCCCAGTTTTTGCCATAAGTATGGGCGGTTTTACCGATGAGGCCATTTTGGCCCAAATAGAGGCCTTTGGAAGTTTTGTTGAGAAAGAAGAGAAAACAGAAACTGACGAAGAGGCAGCGTAAAACTTAGAGGAGTAGGCTATGGGGTTTGAGCCGAAGATACTTTCTTTTTTGTGTAACTGGTGCTGTTACGCTGCGGCAGATTCTGCCGGGGTGGCACGTTACCAGTATCCGCCCAATAACCGGGTGATAAGGGTGATGTGTACCGGGCGTATTGACCCGGTCTTCATTATAGAGGGTTTCCATGTAGGAGCAGATGGCATCCTGGTAGGCGGGTGACACCTTGGTGAGTGTCATTACCAGTCTGGTAATTACGAAGCCATCATAATAGACGAAGCAACCAGGAGGATTCTTGAGGCGGTGGGCATTGATCTTAACCGCCTGGCCCTTAAGTGGGCTTCTGCGGCAGAAGCTCCTCTTTTTGTGCAAATCGTTACTGATTTCACAGAAAACATCAAAAAACTGGGCCCTCTTGGGGAAAAAGAAGGTATATCCCCTGAAGACTTAAAGTTTCGCCTAAAAGCTGCGCGTAAAGTAGCAGAAAACATGCGTTTTCGTACGGCCATTGGAAACATTGCCCGGGAGCTTAAAAAAATGGGTGATTATGCCTATGAAACCATTGCCCAAAAAATAGACGAAAAGATTACTCCTCTGGTGAAAAAACTTCTACTGGAAGAAGAAGTCAAAGAACTACTCAAGAGGGGTCCGGCATCAATTGATACTTTACTTCAAAAAACTGGTGCAAGTAGCGATGATATCGTTCCTATTCTTGAATCCTTAGCTAAAAAGGGTAAGCTTGAGAAACAAGGCGACCTCTGGCAACCAAAGGCCAAGGAGTAAAGGATGCTTGAGCTTAAAAAAGATGCATCGCTGATAGAAGAAATCAGGCAACACGAAGCCCCGGAATATTTTACCCAGTGTTTTCGCTGCGGGGCTTGTTCTGGCATATGTCCGGTTGAAAAAGTCGCTCAGGATTTCGATCCACGGGTCATTGTGCATGCCCTTCTTTTAGGGCTTAAAGAAAAGCTTCTGGCAGACGATACCATCTGGAAGTGCTCAGGGTGCGGTTCCTGTATCCCCGTTTGCCCCATGGATGTTAAGCCCATGGAAGTAATCAAGGCGTTAAAGGCCTTGGTTGCGGAAAAGGACCCTGAGTTTGCGCTTGAGATGCGGTTTAAGGCGGGAAGGCTTGCGCGCGTTAATCCCGAAAAATGTATAGCCTGTTTGACCTGTGTCAGGGATTGTCCTTTTTCAGCACCAGCTATTGTGCCTGATGGTTATGCGGTTATTGATCCGGAAAAATGTAGGGCGTGTGGTATTTGTGTGGTGGAGTGCCCTGCTCGGGCTATTGAGCTTAATCCGTCGCCGGAAATGGCCGCGTCCTTAGGAGGCCAGGATGTCTAAGATGAAGCTTTGTGTACTTTGTTGCCATTATACTAACGAAGCCATGCCGGAAGAGCTTGCAGATATTCCGGCAGAGATCCATATAAAGCGTTTTCCGTGTTCAGGACGTATTGAAGTGGTTGATATTTTGCGGGCTTTTGAAGACGACGCTGAGGGTGTTCTGGTGGCTGGGTGTGAGCGCAATTCCTGTCATAATCGCACAGGTAGCCTTCGCGCAGCAAAGCGCGTAGAGGCCGCCCGTGAGCTTCTCAAAGAGATAGGCTTTAATCCTCAAGTGGTGCAGATGGCCTTTGTACCTCGCCTTGATACCGGGGCCTTTATCGAAGAAGTAAAAAAACTTTTTGAAATCATTTTAAAAACTAAGAGTTAGAGAGGATAAGTATGATTATTGCTGAAAGAAAGCCTATTGAGCGTATTCTGCAAATGATTGAACCATATCAAAAAATAGCGGTCTTGGGTTGCAGGGGGTGTGTGGCGATTTGTTCTGCTGGAGGAGACCGAGAAGTAGAAACTCTCGCTTCGGCCTTAAGGCTTGCCCGTAAAAAGCAGGGCAAACCCCTTGAGACCATTGAAGAAACTTATGTCAGGCAGTGTGATCCTGAGTATTTAAAACCCCTTGCTGAACTCAAAGAAAAAGTAGAAGCGGTGGTGTCTTTAGCCTGTGGGGTAGGGGTGAATCTCTGTGCGGATTTGTATCCGGATCTTAAGATTTATCCCGGGGTGGATACCACTTTTTACGGGGCTAACCCTGCCCTTGGTGAGTGGGAGGAAAAATGCAGGGGCTGTGGCGACTGCATCATTGATCTGACCGGGGGGATTTGTCCCATTGCCCGTTGCGCCAAAAACTTACTAAACGGCCCGTGTGGTGGTTCTCAAAATGGCAAATGTGAGATCAACCCTGATACTCCCTGTGTATGGCAAGAAGTCTACGATAGGCTTAAGGCACGGGGGGAGCTTGATCGGCTTACAAAGATTTGGCCAGCCAAGAACTGGATCCCTGCAGGATATGGCGGCCCGCGTAGGAGGGTACGCCCAGATCTCCAGATAAACAACAAAAAAGCTTAACCAGGAGGAGCAGGTGAGCGAGGAAAAGAAATACATAAGCCACTTGGAAAAAGTCCTTAAAGAAGGCCATTTTGCTGTTACCTGTGAAATAGGGCCTCCCAAAAGCGCTGATGGCGATGTGGTGCGGAAAAAAGCCCGTATTATCTGCGGCTTTGTAGATGCGGCCAATATCACCGATTGTCAGACTGCTATCGTGCGCATGTCCTCTATTGCCTCTGGGGTTTTGGTGCGCGAAGAAGGAGTTGAGCCTGTCATTCAGATGACCTGCCGTGACCGCAACCGCATTGGCATACAGGCAGATCTCCTTGGGGCTTCAGCCCTTGGGATGCGAAATCTCCTCTGTCTTACGGGAGACCACCCTAAATTTGGCAATCATCCTGAGGCCAAGGGTGTTTTTGACCTGGATTCTATCCAGTTGCTTGACATGGTGCGTCGCATGCGCGACGAGAAAAAATTCCAATGTGGCGAAGAGATAAAAGGAAAGGCTCCAGCGTTCTTTTTAGGGGCTGCGGAGAACCCCTTTGCAGATCCCTTTGAGTTCCGCGTACAAAGGCTTGCCAAGAAGATGGCTGCCGGGGCGCAGTTCATCCAGACCCAGATCGTCTATAACCTTGAGCGTTTCCGCAAGTTTATGGAAATGGCAAGGGACATGGGCTTAACAGAAAAGATTTTTATCCTGGCAGGTATTACCCCGCCCAAATCTTTTGGTATGGCGCGGTATATGAAGCATTTTGTCCCAGGGCTTGATGTGCCTGATGAGATCCTTAAACGCCTTAAAGATGCTAAGGACGCCCGGGAAGAAGGCATAAAAATAGCAGTCGAAATAATCGAAGCATGCCGCGAGATCCCAGGTATTGCTGGTGTTCATATCATGGCCATTGAATGGGAAGAAGCCGTGCCAGAGATTGTAAAGCGTGCTGGGCTTCATCCACGGCCTCTGGCTGAAGAAGTCAAGCCCCCGCGGGTGGAAAGGCCTGTGGAGATTGTTCCGGAAAAGGCCGCCGAAGAGGCTCCCGCTGAAGTCCCAGAGGAAGTGCCTCCTAAGGTGGAGGTGCCTGTTGAGGCCCTCAAACAGGTGTTTTCATCTTTACATAGCAGCCTTGAGGCCCTGCGTGACGGGGTGAACATGCTTCATGACGGGCTTGCGAGCCTTGAGCGCCTTCTTCTTGGTGGCAAAGCCCCTGAAGTAGCGCCTGAGGAAAAACCAGCACCACCTGAAGCACCAGCTGTTTCCAAAGAAGAAGAAAAGGCGAAAAAAGTTGCCGATCTTCTTTCTGCTGCCAAGGCCGCTGAGGAGGGAAAAGATCTAGAGAAGGCCCTTTCCCTTTATAAGCAGGTTCTTTCCCTTGAGCCTGAAAACGAACTTGCCAAGACCCGTATTCCAGATATCGAAAAAGAGCTGAAGATAGCTGGGTTAGTTAAAAAGGCCCAAGAAAAACTTGAGGCTCAAGAGCTTGATGAAGCAGAAAAGCTTTTTAAGGAAGTCCTTGCCTTAAATCCTGAGGAAGGGCAGGCCAAAGAAGGCCTTGAAAAGATAAAGGCCTTACAGGCTGAGCGAGAAAAGCCGCCAGTTGCCGAGCCAAAGCCAGAAGAAACTAAACCAGAAGAAGCTAAGCCGGCAGAAGCGGCAAGGCCTGTGGCAGAGGCCCCGGAGGTCTCTGAGCTTTTCGTTTTTCCAGATCTTGGCACCGAGTATCGGGATGTTTCTGAGCGTGCCGCGGGGATCCCTGAAGATATATACAAAGAGCCAGGCACTGCCTGGATCAAAGAGGTAACTCTTGGGGACGGAGACAAGAAGATAGCCTTTGGAGGGACTAATGTTTTACCCTTCCATCTTTTTGAAGGTGAGATGAAAAACCCGCCGCGGGTGGCCATGGAAGTATTAGACGTTAAGCCTGAGGACTGGCCTGAGTCCCTGGCCAAATATTTTTCAGATGTTTTTGATGATCCTGGTGCCTGGGCCAAAAAATGCGTTGAGGTTTATGGTGCTGAGGCGATCAACGTCTATCTTGTTGGAACGGATCCCAATTTTCTTAACCTTGGTCCTGATCATGCGGCCAAGGTGGTTGAAAAGGTGGCCAAGGCGGTAGATGTGCCCCTGGTTATCTGGGGTTCTGGCTCTCCTGAAAAAGACGTTGAAGTCATCAGAGAAGTGGCCAATGTGCTTGGCGCCAAAAACGTCATGGTTGGCCCGGTGGTAGATACGAATCACAGGGCCCTTGGGGCTACGGCCATGGGATATGGCTACGCCCTTATCGCCTCAAGCCCCATTGATGTTAACCTTGCTAAACAGCTCAACATCTTGCTTGAAAACGTAGGGGTGCCTCTTGATCGCATTGGCATGGACCCCTCTGTTGGAGCGGTGGGTTACGGGCTTGAATATACCTATTCAGTAATGGAGCGCATCAGACTTGCCGCACTTTATGCCGGAGACGATAAGCTCCAGGTGCCTTTTGTCATCAACGTAGGCCGCGAAGTCTGGAAGACCAAAGAAGCAGGGCTTCCCACCGACGAAATCATCGGCGAGCAGGAAGTGCGCGGCATAGCCCTTGAGGCCATCACGGCCATTTCTCTTCTTATGGCTGGGGGAGATTTCCTTGTGATGAGGCATCCTAAAGCCATAGAAGTTACCCAGAAAATTATCAAAGGCCTTATGGCCCAATAAAAATTAAGGGGGTTTTGGATGTCGAAGATTATTGCCACGGCAGCAATTAGAGGCGCTCATAAAATCGTTGAAGAAGCGCTTGCTAAATATGAAGAAGCCGTAAAGAAATTCGGGAAAGACCAGGAAATAGGATTTCCGAACACGGCTTATTACCTCCCCATTATCTATTCCATGCTGGGATATCCGGTGAAAAAACTTGGAGATTGTCAGGAGGTGCTTGAAGAGGCCAAAAGGCTTTTGCCTCCGGTGCCAAGTGAACACATGTGGCTGCCGTATCTGGGGCCCGCCCTTGATGCCGGCGTGGCGACCTTTTTCGCCGAGGAAATCATTGAAGCTATTCGCTATCTGGAAAACCCAAATTTTTACACCAAAACCGAAGAGCCTTTGGAAGACAACATCTGGCTTGGGGCCGCTGATGACGTCATCTTTCGTAAGAGGGGCGTTGAGTTTGTGGATGGTACTGCTCCTGGTTTTGCAGCTTGCCTTGGGGCGCCACCTGACAAAGAAATAGCACAAAAAATTGCCCATGAACTCCTTGAGAAAAACCTCTACGTCTTTATGCATTCAGACACCGGCGGGGTGCGCATGGCCGAGCAGTTAAAAGAATTGAATGTCCAGCTCGGCTGGCCTACACGCCTAATACCTTTTGGTCCTTATACCAGTTCGGTGGTTTTTGCTATTGGTTTTGCCTGCCGTGTGGCCCTTGCCTTTGGTGGCATAAAACCTGGTGATTACATGGGTAACCTTCTTTACAACAAAGACAGGACTTTTGCCTTTGTGCTGGCCTTTGGGCCTGTTTCTGACGAATGGTATGCCAATGCGGCGGGTGCTATCAACTGGGGGTTTCCCACCATTTCTGATTGGGATATTCCAGAGATCAAGCCCTGGGGTGTTTGCACCTACGAACACGTTGTTTCCAAAGTTCCGTACGAAGAGATGGTTGATAGAGCCCTTGAGGTAAGAGGGCTCAAAGTCACGGCGGTGAAGCTAGATATCCCGGTGGCTTATGCTCCGGCCTTTGAGGGTGAGCGCGTGCGTAAAGGGGATCTTTACCTTGAATGTGGTGGTGGCCGCACCCCTGCCGTAGAGCTTTTGGTAACCAAGTCCGTTGATGAAGTCGAAGACGGAAAAATCGAAGTCATTGGTCCGGAGATTAACGAAGTTGAAAAGCTTGGCCTTGAAGGGCCACCTTACCGCCTTCCTTTTGCGGTCCTGGTAGAAGTGGCCGGGGCTAATATGCAAGAGGATTTTGAGGCCATCCTTGAGCGTCAGTTCCACCACCTAATTAACTATGCCCAGGGCATCATGCACGTTGGGCAGCGAAATATCATGTGGTTGCGCATAAGTAAGGCTGCCGTGGAAAAGGGCTTTCTCTTTCGCCATATCGGGGAGATCCTTTACGCTAAACTGCGCCAGGAATTCGGTGCTATCGTGGATAAATGTCAGGTAACCATCTACACCGAAGAAGAAAAAGTTAAGGAGATTCTTGAGCTTGCCAAGCAGGTCTATGCCCGTCGTGACGAAAAGATTGCGGGCATGACGGACGAAAGTGTTGATGTTTACTATTCCTGCACGCTTTGCCAGAGCTTTGCGCCAAGCCATGTCTGTGTGATCACTCCTGAACGGATTGGCATGTGCGGGGCGTATAACTGGCTTGATGGCAAGGCCTGCTATGAGATTAACCCCACTGGCCCGAATCAACCTATTGAAAAAGGCGAGCTCATTGACGAACGCCTCGGGCAATATAGCGGGATAAACGAATACGTTAAGCAGGCCTCTCGCGGAAAGGTAGAAAGGGTAAGCCTTTATAGCATCATGGTTGATCCCATGACGGCTTGCGGATGCTTTGAGTGTATCGCAGCCATGCTCCCCACCTGTAACGGTATCATGATAGTGAACCGCGATTATCTAGGTCTTACTCCCTCGGGGATGAAATTCACCACCATGGCCGGGATGGTTGGTGGTGGTCAGGTTACTCCTGGGTTCATGGGTGTTTCCAAACATTATATTACCTCGCGCAAGTTCTTGATTGCTGAGGGAGGTCTTAAGCGGGTGGTATGGATGCCTAAAAATCTTAAAGAAGAGCTTAAAGACAAACTTAAGGCCCGCGCCGAAGAACTCGGTATTCCCGATCTTATCGACAAGATAGCCGATGAAACCGTGGCTAATACCGAAGAAGAGGTCCTTGAGTGGATCGAAAAGGTGGGGCACCCGGTAAAAGAATTGCCACCACTTATGTAGCGTAAAAAAGAAAAGAGAGGGGTAGAAGATGGGACTCACTGGCATTCAGATTCTTGGCATGCTTCCTAAAAAGAACTGTAAGGAATGTGGTTTTCCTACTTGTCTTGCTTTTGCCATGAAGGTAGCAGCTGGGCAGGCAGATATAGCAGCTTGTCCCTACGTTTCAGAAGAAGCCAAGGAAAAGATAGCTGAGGCTTCAGCTCCACCTATTCGTACGGTAAAGCTTGGAAGCGGCGAAAACGTCCTTGCCATAGGTGGCGAGACTGTGCTTTTCAGGCACGAAAAACGCTTTGAACATCCACCTGCTATCGGCATTCTGGTGCGCACCAACATGGACGAAGCCGAGATAGACGCAAGGATTGAAAAGTTCAAAAAATACCGCTGGGAAAGGGTCGGGGTGGAGCTCAGGCCTGAGGTTATAGCAGTAGAAGATGTTGATGGTGATGCGGCAAAATTTGCGGCTTCAGTCAAAAAAATTCGCGAAGCTGCTCCTGAAGCCGTCCTTGTCTTGATGAGCGAGAAGAAAGAGGTTCTTGCCGCCGGGGCCAAGGAATGTGGTGAATACAAGGCCCTTCTTTACGGTGTCACCCTTGATAACCTGAAAGAAATGGCTGAGCTTGCCAAAGAGGTTGGCTTTCCCGTGGGGGTAAAAGCTGATTCTTTGGCTGAGGCCTCGCGCATATCTGAAGAACTAATGAAAGCAGGCATCAAAGACATTGTTCTTGATACAGGCCCACGAGGTGTGCGTGAGCTTTATGAAGACCAGGTTATTATGAGGCGTGCGGCCATTAAAAAGCGCTACAAGCCCTTTGGTTTCCCAAGCATTACTTTTCCTTACCGTTACACGGATAACATTGTCCTGGAATACATGATTGCCTCGGTGTTGGTGGCTAAATATGCGGGGATGATTATGCTCTCAGACTTCAGGCCGGATCTTCTCTTCCCGCTTATGGTGGAAAGAATGAACATCTTTACCGACCCGCAGCGGCCTTTGGTGGTGGAAGAGGGCATTTATCCGTTAAACGGGCCAGACGAAAATTCTCCAGTTATCATCACCTGCAACTTTGCCCTTACCTACTTTATTGTTTCTGGCGAAGTGGAGGGAAGCAGGGTCCCCACCTGGATGCTCATCAAGGACACCGAAGGCCTTTCAGTGCTCACGGCCTGGGCTGCAGGAAAGTTTGGTGCTGATACCATTGCGGATTTTGTAAAAAAATGCGGCATTGCTGAAAAAGTGAAACACCGAAAGCTTATTATTCCGGGCTATCTTGCGGGGATAAAAGGGGAGCTTGAAGAAGAGCTTCCTGACTGGGAAATCATCATTGGCCCGCGCGAGGCAAGTGGTCTTCCTTCATTTTTAAAGGAATGGAAAGCAGCCTAAGTCCCTGAGCATGGATAAATGGATTATGACTTAAAAAAAGAGACCTTAAGGATCCGTTCCTATTTTTCGTTTCGAAAAATGGGAACGGATCCCAAAATAATACGATATGATAGAATGTTATTTCCCGCTCAATAAATACGCAGAACTTATGCGGCAGCTTTTACTTCGTATGAAAAACACTTTAGAGGAGGAGGAAATATGAGTCAGACAGTGGTTTGTATTGCTGAGTCCATCAACATTATGTCAAAGACTATTGGTCCGGCAATGCGGGAGCGCAACCCTGAGCCAATCCAAAAAATGGCCAAGGAAGAGACAGAGCTTGGCGCTGATTATCTTGATTTGAACATTGGGCCTGCCAAAAAAGACGGTCCAGACCTTGCTGCCTGGATTGTAAAGACAGTTCAGGAAGTAGTAGATACACCGCTTTCCCTTGATACTACTAACCCTGAAGCCATGATAGCAGGTATTAAGGCCGCTAAGGATCCCAGTAAGGTGCTTATGAATTCTATTTCTGCCCAGCCTGAGCGCAT is a genomic window containing:
- a CDS encoding FAD-dependent oxidoreductase — encoded protein: MAKEIKGKVMVLGGGIAGVQAALDLAELGFYVYLVEKKASIGGVMAQLDKTFPTNDCSIUILAPKLVEAGRSPNIEIITLAELKEVSGTAGDFKAKVLIKPRYVDPKKCTACGQCMVYCPREVLDEYNEGLVFTKAARIDYPQAVPTAYYLDAKACLRVQHESCQLCANVCGPNAIDFDQKAEVRELEVGAIVLTLGFGRIPEEVLKKYGYGKFPDVLTSLEIERMTCASGPTEGEIVRPSDFAHPHRIAFLQCIGSRDVTCGNGYCSSVCCMYAMKEASVVKEHLPEAEIDLFFMDIRTQGKGFDEAFKRAVEKYNFGTIYARVPRVDQVGRKLALTYVTEDGKSHRKLYDMVVLSVGLDAPKDAEALAKILGIELNPYGFARTKTAAPLETNVPGIFVAGAFQGPKDIPESVVQAQGVAARCSELLAEARGKDAVLKEFPPEDEELERLEPRIGVFICHCGVNIASVVDVHEVTRYAAKLPGVVLAEDVLYSCSQDALNELVKKIKEHRLNRIVIAACSPRTHEPLFQETLKEAGLNPALIEMANIRDQCSWVHAFDPYAATAKAKDQVRMAVAKAARLTPLEVQKVEVTPSALVIGGGAAGLSAALSIAEQGFDVFLVEKEKELGGNLRRVTGLLSGEEPQKILEDLIKRVEAHERIKVYKETTVENVSGYVGNFTSTLRGPSGSEVINHGVVIIATGGREHRPELFGLGREEKVLTQLELETELAGKAEKISRARSIVMIQCVGSRGEDLAYCSKLCCQQAVKNALRLKRRYPKKDVYILFRDMRTYGFAEDAYREARNAGVIFIRYQPSQRPEIAKKGKQRFVKVYDALLGEELLIPADVLVLSVGIAPGENEDLAKIIKAPLTGDGFFLEAHVKLMPVELAVDGVYVCGLAHSPKPLDESLAQARAAAAKAAIPLAKGFVEVAPIVSRVDQQKCIGCGICAALCPYGAIQMVKVGKRKKAETITASCKGCGICASHCPVFAISMGGFTDEAILAQIEAFGSFVEKEEKTETDEEAA
- a CDS encoding hydrogenase iron-sulfur subunit — encoded protein: MGFEPKILSFLCNWCCYAAADSAGVARYQYPPNNRVIRVMCTGRIDPVFIIEGFHVGADGILVGGUHLGECHYQSGNYEAIIIDEATRRILEAVGIDLNRLALKWASAAEAPLFVQIVTDFTENIKKLGPLGEKEGISPEDLKFRLKAARKVAENMRFRTAIGNIARELKKMGDYAYETIAQKIDEKITPLVKKLLLEEEVKELLKRGPASIDTLLQKTGASSDDIVPILESLAKKGKLEKQGDLWQPKAKE
- a CDS encoding 4Fe-4S binding protein, with product MLELKKDASLIEEIRQHEAPEYFTQCFRCGACSGICPVEKVAQDFDPRVIVHALLLGLKEKLLADDTIWKCSGCGSCIPVCPMDVKPMEVIKALKALVAEKDPEFALEMRFKAGRLARVNPEKCIACLTCVRDCPFSAPAIVPDGYAVIDPEKCRACGICVVECPARAIELNPSPEMAASLGGQDV
- a CDS encoding hydrogenase iron-sulfur subunit encodes the protein MSKMKLCVLCCHYTNEAMPEELADIPAEIHIKRFPCSGRIEVVDILRAFEDDAEGVLVAGCERNSCHNRTGSLRAAKRVEAARELLKEIGFNPQVVQMAFVPRLDTGAFIEEVKKLFEIILKTKS
- a CDS encoding methylenetetrahydrofolate reductase C-terminal domain-containing protein codes for the protein MIIAERKPIERILQMIEPYQKIAVLGCRGCVAICSAGGDREVETLASALRLARKKQGKPLETIEETYVRQCDPEYLKPLAELKEKVEAVVSLACGVGVNLCADLYPDLKIYPGVDTTFYGANPALGEWEEKCRGCGDCIIDLTGGICPIARCAKNLLNGPCGGSQNGKCEINPDTPCVWQEVYDRLKARGELDRLTKIWPAKNWIPAGYGGPRRRVRPDLQINNKKA